In Thioclava sp. GXIMD2076, one DNA window encodes the following:
- a CDS encoding cbb3-type cytochrome c oxidase subunit 3, with protein sequence MDYHIFREFADSWMLLFMVAMFVIAILWAFRPGARKSQADSAAIPFRHEDHPATAPSGLAKRELDQ encoded by the coding sequence ATGGATTATCATATCTTCCGCGAATTCGCCGATAGCTGGATGCTCCTGTTCATGGTGGCGATGTTCGTGATTGCCATCCTCTGGGCCTTCCGTCCGGGAGCGCGCAAATCGCAGGCCGACAGTGCCGCCATTCCCTTCCGCCACGAGGACCATCCCGCAACGGCCCCAAGCGGGTTGGCCAAAAGGGAGTTGGATCAATGA
- the ccoO gene encoding cytochrome-c oxidase, cbb3-type subunit II encodes MSILDKHGIIEKNATLLLIGSFLVVTIGGIVEIAPLFYLENTIEKVEGVRPYTPLELTGRDIYIREGCYVCHSQMIRPMRDEYERYGHYSLAAESMYDHPFQWGSKRTGPDLARVGGRYSDAWHVDHLSDPQSVVPESVMPKYGFLKHRLLDTGHLEERLETDALVGVPYTSDMIEAAKTDFAAQLDPYADTDGLFARYDARVNVRNFDGQPAVTEMDALVAYLQVLGTMVDFSTFEPAPSR; translated from the coding sequence ATGTCCATTCTGGATAAACACGGGATCATCGAGAAGAACGCGACGCTTCTTTTGATCGGCTCCTTCCTCGTGGTCACTATCGGCGGCATCGTTGAAATCGCCCCGCTCTTCTATCTCGAGAACACGATCGAGAAGGTCGAGGGCGTGCGTCCCTACACTCCGCTCGAGTTGACCGGCCGCGATATCTATATCCGCGAGGGTTGCTATGTCTGCCACAGCCAGATGATCCGTCCGATGCGTGACGAATACGAGCGCTACGGGCATTACTCGCTGGCCGCGGAATCGATGTATGACCACCCGTTCCAATGGGGCTCCAAGCGCACCGGCCCCGATCTGGCGCGGGTTGGCGGGCGCTATTCGGATGCGTGGCATGTCGATCACCTGAGCGACCCGCAATCGGTGGTGCCGGAATCGGTGATGCCGAAATACGGCTTCCTCAAGCATAGGCTCCTCGATACCGGCCATCTGGAAGAACGTCTGGAAACCGACGCGTTGGTCGGGGTGCCCTATACCTCCGACATGATCGAGGCGGCCAAGACGGATTTCGCGGCCCAGCTGGACCCCTATGCCGATACCGATGGTCTTTTCGCCCGCTATGACGCGCGGGTGAATGTGCGCAATTTCGATGGCCAGCCTGCCGTGACCGAGATGGATGCGCTGGTGGCCTACCTGCAGGTGCTGGGCACGATGGTCGATTTCTCGACCTTCGAACCCGCACCGAGCCGCTGA
- the ccoN gene encoding cytochrome-c oxidase, cbb3-type subunit I has product MWDYLKLAMLGLVAVLAAIAASYGRDLAYTVNAIEVFVAAVIALIWVMRGMEKTSPVSQTEYFDSVIRYGVVATVFWGLVGFLVAVFIAFQLAFPALNFEWAQGYLNFGKLRPLHTSAVIFAFGGNALIASSYYVVQRTSAARLFGGSLGWFVFWGYNLFIVLAASGYILGATQSKEYAEPEWYVDLWLTVVWVAYLITFLGTILKRREPHIYVANWFYLSFIVTVAMLHIVNNLAVPVSVFGSKSVQLFAGVQDAMTQWWYGHNAVGFFLTAGFLGMMYYFVPKQAGRPVYSYKLSIIHFWALIFLYIWAGPHHLHYTALPDWASTLGMVFSIMLWMPSWGGMINGLMTLSGAWDKLRTDPVIRMMVVSIGFYGMSTFEGPMMSIKAVNSLSHYTDWTIGHVHSGALGWNGMITFGMLYFLVPKLWKREALYSLKAVSWHFWLATIGIVLYAASMWVTGIMEGLMWREVDAQGFLVNSFADTVAAKFPMYVVRALGGVMYLTGSLIMAWNLWATVAKQPKARVAAHAVAAE; this is encoded by the coding sequence ATGTGGGATTACCTCAAGCTTGCCATGCTGGGCCTTGTCGCCGTTCTGGCGGCGATCGCCGCAAGCTATGGTCGCGATCTCGCCTATACCGTGAATGCGATCGAAGTATTCGTGGCGGCAGTGATCGCATTGATCTGGGTGATGCGGGGCATGGAGAAAACCAGCCCCGTCTCGCAGACCGAGTATTTCGATAGTGTCATCCGCTATGGCGTGGTGGCGACGGTATTCTGGGGGCTCGTGGGGTTTCTGGTCGCGGTCTTTATCGCCTTCCAGCTGGCCTTTCCGGCGCTGAATTTCGAATGGGCTCAGGGCTATCTGAATTTCGGAAAGCTGCGGCCCCTGCATACCTCGGCAGTGATCTTCGCCTTTGGCGGTAACGCCCTGATCGCGTCGTCCTACTATGTGGTGCAACGAACTTCCGCCGCACGTCTCTTTGGCGGCAGCCTCGGCTGGTTCGTGTTCTGGGGCTATAACCTGTTCATCGTTCTGGCGGCCTCGGGCTATATCCTCGGGGCCACGCAATCGAAGGAATATGCCGAGCCCGAATGGTATGTGGACCTGTGGCTGACCGTGGTCTGGGTGGCTTATCTGATCACTTTCCTCGGCACGATCCTCAAGCGCCGCGAGCCACATATCTATGTGGCCAACTGGTTCTACCTCTCTTTCATCGTGACCGTGGCAATGCTGCATATCGTCAATAACCTCGCGGTGCCCGTCTCGGTCTTCGGGTCGAAATCGGTGCAGCTGTTTGCGGGTGTGCAGGATGCGATGACGCAATGGTGGTATGGCCATAACGCGGTGGGCTTCTTCCTGACCGCAGGCTTCCTCGGCATGATGTATTACTTCGTACCCAAACAGGCGGGGCGTCCCGTCTATTCCTACAAACTCTCGATCATCCACTTCTGGGCGCTGATCTTCCTCTATATCTGGGCTGGTCCGCACCATCTGCATTATACCGCGCTGCCCGATTGGGCCTCGACGCTGGGGATGGTGTTCTCGATCATGCTGTGGATGCCCTCGTGGGGCGGTATGATCAACGGTCTGATGACGCTCTCGGGCGCCTGGGACAAGCTGCGCACCGATCCGGTGATCCGCATGATGGTGGTGTCGATCGGCTTTTACGGCATGTCCACCTTCGAGGGCCCGATGATGTCGATCAAGGCGGTCAACTCGCTCTCGCATTATACGGACTGGACCATCGGCCATGTGCATTCGGGCGCGCTCGGCTGGAACGGGATGATCACCTTCGGGATGCTCTATTTCCTTGTGCCGAAACTGTGGAAACGCGAGGCGCTCTATTCGCTCAAAGCCGTAAGCTGGCATTTCTGGCTCGCCACTATCGGGATCGTGCTCTACGCGGCCTCGATGTGGGTCACGGGGATCATGGAGGGCCTGATGTGGCGCGAGGTCGATGCGCAGGGCTTCCTCGTGAACTCCTTCGCCGACACGGTGGCTGCCAAATTCCCGATGTATGTCGTCCGGGCTCTGGGGGGCGTGATGTATCTGACCGGCTCGCTGATCATGGCATGGAACCTCTGGGCGACGGTCGCCAAGCAACCGAAAGCGCGCGTTGCCGCCCACGCCGTTGCGGCAGAGTAA
- a CDS encoding universal stress protein yields the protein MSYKTILSIVTDLDAAKAQLDAAIVMARQEQAHLDVLCLGVDVSQTGYYYAGATAYVQKEVIEQAQDEAAKVEAGVLARLKNEDIRWATETMVVQLGAIAPAVALRARFADLVVMGRPYGEDRGQEIEAAIEAALFEGNVPVLIVPDDFNGRLSGRRVVVAWNGSDESLDAVRDALPLLKAAEKVDITVIAPPAHGPERADPGSALCQMLVRHGVAAEVTVLPKTMPRISDVLNRHVSDTSADMIVMGAYGHSRFREAILGGATRHMLEMADVPVLMSH from the coding sequence ATGTCCTACAAAACCATTCTTTCTATCGTTACCGATCTCGACGCGGCCAAAGCCCAGCTGGACGCCGCTATCGTGATGGCGCGCCAGGAGCAGGCACATCTGGATGTGCTGTGCCTGGGCGTCGATGTCTCGCAGACCGGATATTACTACGCGGGCGCCACGGCCTATGTCCAGAAAGAGGTCATCGAGCAGGCACAGGACGAGGCCGCCAAGGTCGAGGCCGGTGTGCTGGCGCGGCTGAAAAACGAGGATATCCGCTGGGCCACCGAGACGATGGTCGTGCAGCTTGGCGCCATCGCGCCTGCCGTGGCGCTGCGGGCGCGCTTTGCCGATCTGGTGGTGATGGGCCGCCCCTATGGCGAGGATCGTGGTCAGGAGATCGAGGCGGCCATCGAGGCGGCGCTCTTCGAGGGCAATGTGCCCGTGCTGATCGTGCCCGATGATTTCAATGGCCGTCTCAGCGGGCGCCGTGTGGTGGTGGCATGGAACGGCTCGGACGAGTCGCTCGATGCCGTGCGCGATGCGCTGCCGCTCCTCAAAGCCGCCGAGAAGGTTGATATAACGGTCATCGCGCCGCCCGCCCACGGGCCTGAACGCGCCGATCCGGGTTCGGCGCTCTGCCAGATGCTGGTGCGTCACGGGGTGGCCGCCGAGGTGACGGTTCTGCCCAAGACCATGCCGCGCATCTCCGACGTGCTGAATCGCCATGTCAGCGATACCAGCGCCGATATGATCGTGATGGGTGCCTATGGCCATTCGCGCTTCCGCGAGGCGATTCTGGGTGGGGCCACCCGCCATATGCTGGAGATGGCCGATGTTCCGGTGCTGATGTCGCACTGA
- a CDS encoding PhzF family phenazine biosynthesis protein — MADCSTRDFVTLDVFTDRPFAGNPLALLPDACGLGTAQMQAITREFNLSETIFVLPPADPAHRARVRIFYPGGEMPFAGHPTLGCAIWLATQDAGEGDFDRVLVLEEEAGLVPVHVTRKDGALRAEFQAPVLPEIQPQAASHGACAEALGISPQDLRAESMAVISGGPSFAFIGVTDAEALGRARPMQPAFDTVQTALSAGGVYVYAQTGAQSWQARMFDPGGGIPEDPATGSATALFAAQLLAMGALAEGETRLSLRQGVEMGRPSELGLRVICKDGALSAVHVSGSAVEISQGRIRVPAP, encoded by the coding sequence ATGGCGGATTGTTCAACTAGGGACTTTGTGACGCTCGACGTGTTCACCGACAGGCCCTTTGCCGGAAATCCGCTGGCGCTTCTGCCCGATGCCTGCGGGCTGGGCACGGCGCAGATGCAGGCGATCACGCGCGAGTTCAACCTATCGGAGACCATCTTCGTGCTGCCGCCCGCCGATCCGGCGCATCGCGCGCGGGTGCGAATCTTCTATCCGGGGGGCGAGATGCCTTTTGCCGGCCATCCGACATTGGGCTGTGCGATCTGGCTGGCCACGCAGGATGCGGGCGAGGGGGATTTCGACCGCGTGCTGGTGCTGGAAGAAGAGGCGGGGCTGGTGCCCGTGCATGTAACTCGCAAGGACGGTGCGCTCCGGGCCGAGTTCCAGGCACCCGTTCTGCCCGAGATCCAGCCGCAGGCAGCCTCCCACGGGGCCTGTGCCGAGGCTTTGGGGATCAGTCCGCAGGACCTGCGCGCCGAGTCGATGGCCGTGATCTCGGGCGGGCCGAGCTTTGCCTTTATCGGGGTGACGGATGCCGAAGCCCTGGGCCGTGCGCGTCCCATGCAACCCGCGTTCGACACGGTGCAGACCGCGCTTTCGGCGGGCGGGGTCTATGTTTATGCGCAGACCGGCGCGCAAAGCTGGCAGGCGCGGATGTTCGACCCCGGTGGCGGGATCCCCGAGGATCCCGCCACCGGTTCGGCTACGGCGCTGTTTGCCGCGCAGCTTCTGGCGATGGGGGCCCTGGCCGAGGGCGAGACGCGGCTCTCGCTGCGTCAGGGTGTCGAGATGGGCCGCCCCTCCGAGCTGGGACTACGGGTCATCTGCAAGGACGGCGCACTGAGCGCGGTCCATGTCTCGGGCTCGGCGGTCGAGATCTCGCAGGGCCGCATCAGGGTGCCCGCCCCCTGA
- a CDS encoding Crp/Fnr family transcriptional regulator produces the protein MSITKDEVPSVTLQCGDCTIRHRAVCARCTPDEVSDLEKIKFYRTYEAGQTIVWAGDDMEFVASVVTGIATITQAMEDGRTQMVGLLLPSDFVGRPGRTTAAYNVTATTDVLMCCFRRKPFEAMIERTPHLAQRLLQMTLDELDAAREWMLLLGRKTAREKIASLLSIIARRNASLQMKNPSESMTFDLPLTREAMADYLGLTLETVSRQISALKRDGIIILDGKRHVTVPDMEALLLEAGDDADGGLFN, from the coding sequence ATGTCCATTACGAAAGACGAAGTGCCCTCGGTCACGCTGCAATGCGGCGACTGCACGATCCGCCATCGGGCGGTCTGCGCGCGTTGCACGCCGGATGAGGTCTCCGATCTCGAGAAGATCAAATTCTACCGCACCTACGAGGCGGGCCAGACGATTGTCTGGGCCGGTGATGATATGGAATTCGTGGCCTCGGTGGTGACAGGGATCGCCACCATCACGCAGGCGATGGAGGACGGCCGTACGCAGATGGTGGGGCTCTTGCTGCCCTCGGATTTCGTGGGCCGTCCGGGGCGCACGACGGCGGCCTATAACGTGACCGCGACCACCGATGTTCTGATGTGCTGCTTCCGGCGCAAGCCTTTTGAAGCGATGATCGAGCGCACACCGCATCTGGCGCAGCGCCTGTTGCAGATGACGCTCGACGAACTGGATGCCGCGCGCGAGTGGATGCTTCTGCTGGGCCGCAAGACCGCGCGGGAAAAGATCGCCTCGCTTCTGTCGATCATCGCGCGGCGCAATGCGTCCTTGCAGATGAAGAACCCGTCCGAGAGCATGACCTTCGATCTGCCGCTGACCCGCGAGGCGATGGCGGATTATCTGGGGCTGACGCTCGAAACCGTCTCGCGCCAGATTTCGGCGCTCAAGCGCGACGGGATCATTATACTGGATGGCAAGCGCCATGTGACGGTGCCCGATATGGAGGCGCTGTTGCTGGAAGCGGGGGATGATGCCGATGGCGGATTGTTCAACTAG